The following proteins are encoded in a genomic region of Terriglobales bacterium:
- the ftsW gene encoding putative lipid II flippase FtsW — protein MAKRVSVDKTLFTVTMLLVFVGLVMVFSASAVMAKERFGSPYNFLFRQFAWAVAGLLAMFILMRIDYQSYKRPVVVFSLLGLTSLLLMSVFLLDRTHNTHRWFRLGSLSFQPSELAKPALILFLAYFLDSRVKQMDDWRRTLLPAVTPTVILAGLIVLQPDLGTAVACVAITAAILYVAGMRLKYFAYALAPVPILFWILVLRVKWRYQRILAFMDPYSDPLGRGFHVIQSLIAVGTGGLAGLGLMEGKQKLFFLPEPHTDFIFAVIGEEFGLLGAICVVVLFATFLYRGLRTAVLTRDPFGRHLAAGIASMIVIQALFNMSVVLAMVPTKGIPLPFISYGGSSLFVMLASVGVLLNISKQVE, from the coding sequence TTGGCTAAGCGCGTAAGTGTCGACAAGACGCTGTTCACGGTCACCATGCTGCTCGTCTTCGTGGGCCTAGTGATGGTGTTCAGCGCCTCAGCGGTGATGGCCAAGGAGCGCTTCGGCTCGCCCTACAACTTCCTCTTCCGGCAGTTTGCCTGGGCGGTCGCCGGTTTGCTGGCGATGTTCATCCTTATGCGCATCGACTACCAGAGCTATAAGCGGCCGGTCGTGGTTTTCTCGCTGCTGGGATTGACCAGCCTGCTGCTGATGTCAGTCTTCTTGCTCGACCGCACCCATAATACCCATCGCTGGTTCCGTCTGGGCTCGCTATCATTTCAGCCTTCGGAGCTGGCCAAGCCGGCGCTGATTCTCTTCCTGGCATATTTTCTGGACTCGCGGGTCAAGCAGATGGATGACTGGCGGCGCACGCTCTTGCCCGCGGTCACGCCCACCGTAATTCTTGCCGGGTTGATCGTGCTGCAACCTGATCTCGGCACCGCCGTAGCCTGCGTTGCAATTACAGCTGCCATTCTGTATGTGGCTGGAATGCGTCTGAAGTATTTCGCCTACGCTCTGGCGCCTGTGCCGATTCTGTTCTGGATTCTGGTGCTGCGGGTGAAATGGCGATATCAGCGCATTCTGGCCTTTATGGATCCGTATTCCGACCCGCTGGGGCGTGGATTTCACGTCATTCAATCCCTGATTGCGGTAGGCACCGGCGGCCTGGCTGGATTGGGATTGATGGAAGGCAAGCAGAAGCTGTTCTTTCTGCCCGAACCACACACCGACTTTATCTTCGCGGTAATCGGGGAGGAGTTTGGATTGCTGGGCGCCATTTGCGTGGTGGTGCTGTTCGCGACCTTTCTTTATCGCGGCCTGCGCACGGCAGTTTTGACCCGCGACCCCTTCGGGCGTCATCTCGCCGCCGGCATCGCCAGCATGATCGTGATCCAGGCGCTGTTCAACATGAGCGTGGTGCTGGCCATGGTGCCGACGAAAGGCATTCCGCTACCTTTCATTTCGTATGGCGGCTCGTCGCTGTTCGTCATGCTGGCCAGTGTGGGTGTCCTGCTGAATATCAGCAAGCAGGTCGAATAG
- the murG gene encoding undecaprenyldiphospho-muramoylpentapeptide beta-N-acetylglucosaminyltransferase — translation MSLRAVLAGGGTGGHVIPALAIAQELRQRYAADILFIGTARGIENRLVPRAGFPLKLISVGALNRVSLATRLKTLISLPSAIMEAKAMLKGFRAQVVISVGGYASGPTMAAAALSHVPVLIFEPNFVPGFANRIGSRMASAAAVQFRETGEQLPNARVTGIPVRQAFFQVPARPVNSGPPTLLVFGGSQGAHAINEAVWNSLPDFRARIPGLRIIHQTGERDYNEGQERYQQAGMQAEVFQFIDHMPEMFARADLLICRSGASTVAEVAAAAKPAIFIPLPTAADDHQRRNAEALTKAGAAEMLLQSDLSPQKLVETAAALLADRPRLAKMSEAARNLAHPDAAREIAAMARELVSA, via the coding sequence ATGTCGCTGCGAGCGGTGCTGGCCGGAGGAGGCACCGGCGGACACGTTATCCCTGCCCTGGCGATTGCTCAGGAACTCAGGCAGCGATACGCGGCCGATATCCTCTTTATAGGGACGGCGCGTGGGATCGAGAACCGCCTGGTCCCGAGGGCTGGTTTTCCGCTGAAACTGATTTCTGTGGGAGCGCTTAACCGCGTCAGTCTGGCTACTCGGCTCAAGACCCTGATTTCTCTTCCCTCAGCCATAATGGAAGCCAAGGCCATGCTGAAAGGGTTCCGGGCACAGGTCGTGATCAGCGTGGGCGGATATGCTTCCGGGCCGACGATGGCGGCTGCAGCGCTCAGCCACGTGCCGGTCCTGATCTTCGAACCAAACTTTGTGCCAGGTTTTGCCAATCGCATCGGGTCGCGCATGGCATCGGCCGCGGCGGTACAGTTTCGCGAGACCGGAGAACAGTTGCCGAACGCGAGGGTCACGGGGATTCCCGTACGCCAGGCTTTCTTTCAGGTTCCGGCGCGGCCTGTGAATTCCGGACCGCCAACGCTGCTCGTTTTTGGCGGAAGTCAGGGGGCGCACGCGATCAATGAGGCGGTGTGGAACTCATTGCCGGACTTTCGGGCCAGGATTCCCGGCCTCAGAATCATCCACCAAACTGGCGAGCGCGACTACAATGAGGGGCAGGAGCGATATCAGCAGGCGGGGATGCAGGCGGAGGTCTTTCAATTTATCGACCATATGCCCGAGATGTTTGCCCGCGCCGACCTGCTCATTTGCCGTTCTGGCGCCAGCACGGTAGCAGAGGTTGCGGCGGCGGCTAAACCGGCGATCTTCATTCCTCTGCCCACGGCTGCGGACGATCACCAACGCCGCAATGCCGAAGCGCTGACGAAAGCTGGGGCGGCAGAGATGCTGTTGCAGTCGGATCTCAGTCCTCAGAAGCTGGTGGAGACCGCCGCGGCTTTGCTGGCCGACCGGCCGCGGCTGGCGAAGATGTCCGAGGCGGCAAGGAATCTGGCACACCCCGATGCCGCCAGGGAAATTGCCGCGATGGCCCGGGAGT